Proteins from one Neodiprion fabricii isolate iyNeoFabr1 chromosome 5, iyNeoFabr1.1, whole genome shotgun sequence genomic window:
- the LOC124182607 gene encoding kynurenine/alpha-aminoadipate aminotransferase, mitochondrial-like translates to MDYSQFKTEVSKRRRTAPTRELTKIAYSAPMELISLAEGMPNEETFPFTEISLKLIDGSSFTLEGEELGAALQYIPSQGYPPLLQALRELQRKNHAPPLWESRDIVVVSGGQDGLSKALEAIVGPGDPVLVQDPFYTGTEVVLSPHKAELIPVAQDAFGVDTALLREILKGRRAAGKKMPKIMYINPTGANPTGSVLPLERRKDIYRLACEYNFLILDDDPYHYMYFTDEAPKSFLSLDTEGRVIRLDSFSKILSSGLRLGFITAAAPLVASIEVHMQSSHLHAPTISQVIVYNLLKIWGHDRLMEHFRRIRVFYKKRRDVISALAKKHLHGLADFTIPSGGFFLWIKVRGVKDTWRMVMQRGVTHGVLLVPGAAFMADPSQPCNAIRASFAKASYEDMNSALERFAKMIRAELSTISNNNIENGEV, encoded by the exons ATGGACTATTCACAGTTCAAAACTGAGGTTTCGAAGAGGAGGCGAACGGCACCGACCAGAGAATTGA CAAAAATCGCATACTCGGCGCCGATGGAGCTGATTTCATTGGCGGAGGGCATGCCGAACGAAGAGACATTCCCGTTCACGGAAATAAGCCTCAAACTTATAGACGGTTCGAGTTTTACCCTCGAAGGTGAGGAACTCGGTGCAGCACTGCAGTATATTCCGAGTCAAGGATACCCCCCGCTGCTTCAG gcGCTCAGGGAActgcaaagaaaaaatcacgCACCTCCTTTGTGGGAAAGCCGGGATATCGTCGTGGTTTCCGGCGGCCAAGATGGACTCAGCAAGGCTCTCGAAGCGATCGTCGGACCAGGAGATCCCGTCCTGGTCCAGGACCCCTTTTACACGGGTACAGAAGTTGTG CTATCGCCGCACAAGGCGGAGCTGATACCCGTCGCCCAGGACGCGTTTGGTGTCGACACCGCGCTTCTGAGGGAAATCCTGAAGGGCCGTAGAGCCGCGGGAAAAAAGATGCCAAAGATAATGTACATCAACCCGACCGGAGCAAATCCCACAGGGTCGGTTCTGCCCCTCGAGAGACGCAAGGATATCTACAGACTCGCCTGCGAATACAATTTCCTCATCCTCGACGACGATCCCTACCACTACATGTACTTCACAGAT gAAGCTCCAAAGTCATTTTTGTCCCTGGACACGGAGGGACGAGTCATACGGTTAgattcattttcgaaaattttgagcAGTGGACTCAGACTTGGCTTTATCACCGCGGCAGCACCTCTCGTAGCCAGTATCGAAGTTCACATGCAAAGCAGCCACCTTCACGCACCTACAATATCACAG GTTATAGTTTACAACCTGCTAAAAATCTGGGGACACGACAGGCTTATGGAACACTTTCGCAGGATTCGAGTATTCTACAAAAAACGGAGAGACGTTATTTCAGCTCTGGCAAAGAAACACCTTCACG GTCTGGCAGACTTCACGATACCGAGCGGGGGTTTTTTCCTCTGGATAAAAGTCCGAGGGGTAAAGGATACCTGGAGGATGGTAATGCAGCGCGGGGTTACCCACGGAGTATTACTGGTGCCAGGCGCAGCGTTTATGGCGGACCCAAGTCAGCCCTGCAATGCAATAAGAGCCAGCTTCGCGAAGGCTTCGTACGAGGATATGAATTCG GCACTGGAAAGGTTCGCGAAGATGATAAGAGCGGAGTTATCGACGATCAGTAACAACAACATCGAGAATGGCGAAGTGTAG